One Vibrio sp. 16 genomic window carries:
- a CDS encoding DASS family sodium-coupled anion symporter, with the protein MLTSSNIRLLMLVIIGAILWFSPVPEGLTLQAWHMMTIFVVTVLSLIIAPLPLGAMALMGLTAATLLDVLPIRTALTGFAHPTIWMIAAAFFISRGFISTGFGRRVGYWFIAKLGNSSLGLAYGLVLTDLLFAPATPSTTARCGGIISPLFRSVASAYDSDPEKGTENKIGAFLVQCIFQCNAITCAMFLTSMAGNPLAANFAKEQGVEITWAGWAIAAIVPGLVCLFLIPLVMYYVFPPKLKKTPEMRLIARQKLQEMGAMTRDEWMVCITFIGMVSLWVLGPTLGIHSTVTALLGLVFLLITRTITWDAVLQEKEAWHTITWFAVLVMMAAQLNKLGFIAWFGDIVGNSLSGFEWGMTLVVLLLVYYYSHYLMASAMAHISAMYSAFLAIAIAAGAPPMLAAIVLGIFSNLYMSTTHYSSGPAPILFGAGFLSLKNWWKIGFVFSLIVIPVFLFIGGAWWKLLGMW; encoded by the coding sequence GGCTACTCATGCTGGTCATTATCGGCGCTATTTTATGGTTTAGCCCAGTCCCTGAGGGGCTTACGCTTCAGGCTTGGCACATGATGACCATCTTCGTGGTCACGGTTCTGAGTTTGATCATCGCTCCACTGCCACTTGGAGCGATGGCTTTGATGGGATTGACCGCCGCGACACTATTGGATGTGCTCCCGATACGCACCGCATTAACCGGGTTTGCTCATCCAACGATTTGGATGATCGCCGCGGCATTCTTCATTTCGCGTGGCTTCATCAGCACAGGGTTTGGGCGACGCGTCGGCTATTGGTTTATCGCTAAACTGGGCAACAGTTCACTCGGATTAGCTTACGGACTGGTGTTGACCGATTTGCTGTTTGCACCTGCAACACCGAGTACCACCGCTCGCTGTGGCGGGATCATCTCTCCCCTATTTCGCTCAGTAGCCAGCGCTTACGACTCGGATCCTGAAAAAGGCACAGAAAACAAAATCGGCGCATTTCTTGTTCAATGTATTTTCCAATGTAATGCGATTACCTGTGCCATGTTCTTAACGTCTATGGCAGGCAACCCTCTGGCTGCTAACTTTGCTAAAGAGCAAGGTGTCGAAATCACTTGGGCGGGTTGGGCAATTGCCGCCATCGTACCTGGGCTTGTGTGTCTGTTTTTAATCCCGTTAGTGATGTACTACGTCTTTCCACCTAAACTGAAGAAAACCCCGGAAATGCGCCTGATTGCGCGCCAAAAACTGCAAGAAATGGGCGCAATGACACGCGATGAATGGATGGTGTGCATCACCTTTATCGGCATGGTGAGTCTTTGGGTTTTAGGTCCTACACTTGGTATTCACTCAACGGTAACCGCACTACTCGGCTTGGTCTTTTTGTTGATCACTCGAACCATCACTTGGGATGCAGTTCTTCAAGAGAAAGAAGCGTGGCATACCATCACTTGGTTTGCGGTCTTGGTGATGATGGCCGCTCAGCTCAACAAGCTCGGCTTTATCGCTTGGTTTGGTGACATCGTGGGTAATTCTTTGTCAGGATTTGAATGGGGGATGACCTTAGTCGTGCTGCTGCTGGTCTACTACTACAGCCACTATTTGATGGCCAGTGCCATGGCGCACATCAGTGCCATGTACTCGGCGTTCCTAGCCATTGCGATCGCAGCGGGTGCACCGCCAATGCTGGCTGCCATTGTGTTGGGTATTTTTAGTAACCTTTATATGTCAACCACCCATTACTCCTCTGGCCCTGCACCGATTCTGTTTGGCGCAGGTTTCTTGAGCCTAAAGAACTGGTGGAAGATAGGATTCGTTTTCTCGCTCATCGTTATTCCTGTGTTCTTATTCATCGGCGGGGCTTGGTGGAAGCTTCTAGGAATGTGGTAA